In a single window of the Zea mays cultivar B73 chromosome 5, Zm-B73-REFERENCE-NAM-5.0, whole genome shotgun sequence genome:
- the LOC103627390 gene encoding serine/threonine-protein kinase OXI1, with translation MAPSLPQQLNLALADLKALSVLGQGARGVVFHVVPVAAGGDSTAAGAGEPMALKAMSRAAARHKGAAGPAGGTCGGDGHRRIWFERDVLLALRHPLLPSLRGVVATDAVVGFVINRCPGGDLKSLRRRWRAQTTFPESVIRFYAAELVLALEHLHGLGVVYRDLKPENVLIQESGHVMLVDFDLSTTLPPPLPPPPPDAAPARASSLLPSSHRHRRRNKNTKASTVFACFSRRHVASPQSPLFTSMTAPSASSSSCCSPPGVRTPAKSNSFVGTEDYVAPEIVAGSGHDYAVDWWGLGVVIYEMLYGCTPFRGRSRRETFHRVLTAPPELPGEATPLCDLITRLLEKDPGKRLGARGVKRHAFFRGVDWDRVLDVARPPFIPSPDENDANSGAVVEAEALDVEKVVHEVFGSSGAGETSLMDVCSDGGTDDDFSIFF, from the coding sequence ATGGCGCCTTCACTGCCGCAGCAGCTCAACCTTGCCCTCGCGGACCTCAAGGCACTGTCCGTGCTCGGCCAGGGCGCCAGGGGCGTGGTCTTCCACGTCGTGCCCGTCGCCGCAGGCGGGGACAGCACCGCTGCAGGCGCGGGCGAGCCCATGGCGCTCAAGGCCATGTCCCGCGCCGCCGCGCGGCACAAGGGAGCGGCGGGGCCAGCAGGAGGCACGTGCGGCGGAGACGGGCACCGGAGGATCTGGTTCGAGCGCGACGTTCTGCTCGCGCTCCGCCACCCGCTGCTCCCGTCCCTCCGCGGCGTCGTGGCCACCGACGCCGTCGTCGGCTTCGTCATCAACCGCTGCCCCGGCGGCGACCTCAAGTCGCTCCGGCGCCGCTGGCGCGCCCAGACCACGTTCCCGGAATCCGTCATCCGGTTCTACGCGGCGGAGCTGGTGCTCGCGCTCGAGCACCTTCACGGCCTCGGCGTCGTGTACCGCGACCTCAAGCCGGAGAACGTCCTCATCCAGGAATCAGGCCACGTCATGCTCGTCGACTTCGACCTCTCTACCACGTTGCCGCCGCCTCTGCCCCCGCCGCCGCCGGACGCGGCCCCAGCACGCGCCAGCTCGCTTTTACCTTCCTCACATCGCCACAGGCGCAGGAACAAGAACACGAAGGCATCTACGGTTTTCGCGTGCTTCTCCCGCCGCCACGTAGCTTCGCCCCAGTCCCCGTTGTTCACTTCCATGACTGCCCCGTCCGCGTCTTCGTCGTCATGCTGCTCGCCGCCGGGCGTTCGGACGCCAGCCAAGTCGAACTCGTTCGTGGGCACGGAGGACTACGTGGCGCCGGAGATCGTAGCCGGCAGCGGGCACGACTACGCCGTGGACTGGTGGGGCCTCGGCGTGGTGATCTACGAGATGCTGTACGGATGCACCCCATTCCGGGGCCGGAGCCGGCGGGAGACGTTTCACCGCGTCCTCACCGCGCCGCCGGAGCTGCCCGGCGAAGCGACGCCGTTGTGCGACCTCATCACCAGGCTCCTCGAGAAGGACCCCGGGAAGCGACTAGGCGCGCGCGGCGTCAAGCGCCACGCCTTCTTTAGAGGCGTCGACTGGGACCGCGTCCTCGACGTGGCGCGCCCGCCGTTCATCCCGTCGCCTGATGAAAACGATGCTAACTCCGGCGCGGTGGTGGAGGCCGAAGCGCTGGACGTGGAGAAGGTCGTACATGAAGTGTTCGGCTCCAGTGGTGCCGGCGAGACGAGCCTTATGGATGTCTGCAGCGACGGAGGGACAGATGACGATTTCTCCATATTCTTCTGA